In Vibrio japonicus, the following are encoded in one genomic region:
- a CDS encoding GumC family protein, with protein MLSQSHSGLPNQERIIDLGYYYHLIKNRWFYISAFTLLCTAISVLFVMSITPSYKATATLLIESSQKKAISIEEVVGIDTRAKEYYQTQFEILKSNNVAQRVIDKLQLTSVAEFNPAVSDAPPTIVDELKQTIKQLPLMQALYPKKEPIQLDAQAEQEALNRRVLQVFKSKLTISPIRKTQLVHISFESSDPKLAADIANAVGQAFIENNLESKLLATEQATSWINQRLAELKGKLDASEQALLSFLQEQELIDDSGIVALTSSELSNLTDRIAKATEKRIETQSLFNALKGHRSADAATLASMSLISNHPQIRDIRLAESQAEKVVSELSKRYGPKHDRMIQAQAQLDSIQRRANTIVRKLVNGIEKELASAVNQEQLLKAELVEKKGEFQSLSVVKREYDALKREVDTNAKLYDLFLTRQKETSATSDFSAANARFSDHAFTPKDPSKPNKRLIVILVFIASLGFAIVVSILLDALNNTIESSRDFENKLGLLPTGSIPALKDKQYKKAPIDFKVFNNSKFAAFQESVDSIRTSLLLSLHHSNRKLLAISSSVPGEGKTTTSVNLALSFAKLEKVLLIDCDLRKPSLAGRFSRPHSHPGVVNHLLMNTPLEECITKVEGTNLDLLPAGMVAPDPQELLSSQAFKDLIAKLEQQYDKIIIDTPPVLPVKDAFIVGKITEGIILVLKANSTTKSVYRHTMTLFTKHQISIDGVVLNQVPVPKAGKHSYTEYATYAYGSKGQG; from the coding sequence ATGTTAAGTCAATCCCACTCGGGTTTGCCTAATCAAGAAAGAATTATTGATCTAGGCTATTACTACCATTTAATTAAAAATAGGTGGTTTTATATTTCGGCATTTACTTTATTGTGTACTGCAATATCAGTATTGTTCGTTATGTCTATCACACCTTCGTACAAAGCAACGGCAACTTTATTAATAGAGTCTTCACAGAAGAAAGCGATTTCTATTGAAGAAGTCGTTGGTATTGATACGCGCGCTAAAGAGTACTATCAAACTCAATTCGAAATTTTGAAATCAAACAATGTTGCGCAGCGTGTTATTGATAAGCTTCAATTAACGAGCGTTGCTGAGTTTAATCCGGCTGTCTCAGATGCACCACCAACAATTGTTGATGAATTAAAACAAACGATCAAACAGCTTCCGCTAATGCAAGCTCTTTACCCAAAGAAAGAGCCGATTCAATTAGACGCTCAAGCTGAACAAGAAGCGTTAAACAGAAGGGTTTTACAAGTATTCAAATCCAAACTAACAATATCTCCAATTCGAAAAACTCAACTTGTTCATATCAGTTTTGAATCTAGTGACCCTAAACTCGCCGCCGATATTGCTAATGCTGTTGGCCAAGCATTTATAGAAAACAATTTGGAATCTAAGTTGCTGGCAACAGAGCAAGCGACGAGTTGGATTAACCAGAGGTTGGCTGAGCTGAAGGGTAAACTGGATGCTTCAGAGCAAGCATTGCTGAGTTTTTTGCAAGAGCAAGAGTTGATTGATGATAGCGGCATTGTCGCGTTAACCAGTTCAGAGCTGTCTAACTTAACTGACCGAATCGCTAAAGCGACAGAAAAAAGAATAGAAACTCAGTCTCTATTTAATGCTTTAAAGGGTCATAGATCAGCTGATGCTGCTACGTTGGCTTCAATGTCATTGATTTCAAACCACCCACAGATTCGAGATATTCGGCTTGCAGAATCGCAGGCAGAGAAAGTAGTCAGTGAGTTGTCAAAACGTTATGGCCCTAAGCACGATAGAATGATCCAGGCACAGGCACAGTTAGATTCTATCCAGCGCCGCGCAAACACGATTGTCAGAAAGCTCGTAAATGGCATAGAAAAAGAGCTTGCCAGTGCGGTCAACCAAGAACAACTGTTAAAGGCGGAGTTGGTTGAAAAGAAAGGGGAGTTCCAATCTCTAAGTGTTGTGAAGCGAGAATATGATGCGCTAAAACGGGAAGTGGATACCAACGCAAAACTCTACGACTTGTTTTTAACACGCCAGAAAGAGACGTCCGCAACCAGTGACTTTAGTGCTGCCAATGCGCGATTTAGTGACCACGCATTTACACCAAAAGATCCAAGCAAGCCGAATAAACGCCTTATTGTTATATTGGTATTCATTGCAAGTCTTGGTTTTGCCATTGTCGTTTCTATCTTATTAGACGCATTAAATAACACCATAGAGTCAAGCCGAGACTTTGAAAATAAGCTTGGTCTGTTACCAACAGGCAGTATTCCTGCTCTTAAGGATAAGCAATACAAGAAAGCTCCAATTGATTTCAAGGTGTTTAACAATAGCAAATTTGCGGCATTCCAAGAGTCAGTTGATTCTATCAGAACTTCGCTTCTGCTTAGTTTGCATCACTCCAACCGAAAGCTCTTAGCTATCTCATCGTCGGTGCCAGGAGAAGGGAAAACGACCACCTCGGTTAACCTTGCCCTTTCGTTTGCCAAACTCGAAAAAGTATTGCTCATTGACTGTGACTTGAGAAAACCTTCGTTGGCTGGGAGATTCTCTCGCCCGCATAGCCATCCAGGAGTGGTTAATCATCTACTTATGAACACGCCTTTAGAAGAGTGTATTACAAAAGTAGAAGGTACAAATTTGGACCTATTGCCGGCTGGTATGGTGGCCCCCGATCCTCAAGAACTTCTCAGTAGTCAAGCGTTCAAGGACTTAATTGCCAAGCTAGAGCAGCAATACGACAAAATTATTATTGATACCCCTCCAGTGCTACCTGTCAAAGATGCTTTTATTGTCGGAAAGATCACGGAAGGGATTATTTTAGTTCTTAAGGCAAACAGCACAACTAAATCTGTTTACAGACATACCATGACATTATTTACCAAGCATCAAATATCCATTGATGGTGTGGTACTCAATCAGGTTCCTGTACCCAAAGCAGGTAAACATTCATATACAGAATACGCTACTTATGC
- a CDS encoding polysaccharide biosynthesis/export family protein, with product MKLIFVSGYSYAFEDTYKLGAGDKIQISVYGEENLSIEELHINNSGKFDYPYLGQLTVINKTPEQLKSEITKGLKGDYLISPKVRVTIIGFRSIYVNGEVKKPGGYEYQPGLTVDKAIALAGGFTDRAAKNKVYVTQSGQDDKKSRVKLSSRVKPGDIIMIDESFF from the coding sequence ATGAAGCTTATTTTTGTTAGTGGCTACTCTTATGCATTTGAAGATACCTATAAATTAGGTGCCGGAGATAAGATTCAAATCTCTGTGTATGGGGAAGAGAACTTATCTATTGAAGAGTTACATATCAACAATAGTGGTAAGTTTGATTATCCATATCTTGGCCAGTTAACGGTTATAAATAAAACCCCAGAACAACTTAAGAGTGAAATAACAAAAGGGCTAAAAGGTGATTATCTTATCTCACCGAAAGTTCGTGTAACCATTATCGGCTTCAGAAGTATCTATGTTAATGGAGAAGTTAAGAAGCCGGGAGGTTATGAATATCAGCCCGGTCTTACAGTCGATAAAGCCATTGCATTAGCAGGTGGATTTACAGATAGAGCTGCCAAAAATAAAGTTTATGTTACTCAATCAGGTCAAGATGATAAGAAGTCTCGAGTTAAACTGTCGTCAAGGGTAAAACCTGGCGACATTATTATGATCGATGAGAGCTTTTTCTAA
- a CDS encoding outer membrane beta-barrel protein, with protein sequence MNKPQLSILAVLLTSCFHSAQASESNGYITESGLKLVPILDSRFEYNDNIGRYSDAKAPESSSVFVLEPGISVESDRGGNQYSVAYQLSSGTYLDSSDDNYIDHTLSTNNFIRLNSRNGVALNYSYQYSHEERGTGLLAGDELSTATDEPVKFAIHNVNGTYVYGSEQAKGRVELTLGYEDREYKNYRDTQLPGIGRVSTKHKDHRELSGALAFYYRVMPATSLIFEVDTIERRYDLNDPITDLSQDSVDIFYLLGATWEATGKTTGKLRLGLQDKSYDESTKEDFQGFSWDLDVIWKPVKHSTVTLSGAQRARDSDQGTVYYVDEKSLYAGWKHYWLNNFYSNLSVQLRDDDYSNSQRFGQQLKRDDELFKSGINFGYEIFEHADISLGWNYENNDSSLESNNYKQNVMFISANANF encoded by the coding sequence ATGAACAAACCACAGTTGTCTATATTAGCCGTGTTACTGACTTCTTGTTTCCATTCAGCCCAAGCTTCAGAGAGCAACGGTTATATAACGGAATCAGGTCTAAAGTTGGTGCCAATTCTAGACTCGAGATTTGAGTACAATGACAATATAGGTCGTTATTCTGACGCTAAGGCCCCAGAATCTTCATCGGTTTTTGTGTTAGAGCCAGGCATTAGTGTTGAGTCTGATAGGGGAGGTAATCAATACAGTGTTGCTTATCAGCTGTCATCTGGAACATATCTGGATAGCAGTGATGATAACTATATTGACCATACTCTATCTACAAATAACTTTATTCGATTAAATTCCAGAAACGGGGTAGCGCTTAATTATAGCTATCAATACTCGCATGAAGAACGTGGTACAGGCCTTCTTGCAGGTGATGAGCTATCAACAGCTACTGATGAACCAGTTAAATTCGCTATACATAATGTCAATGGCACATATGTCTATGGCTCAGAACAAGCCAAAGGGCGCGTCGAATTAACTCTGGGCTATGAAGATCGAGAGTACAAAAACTATAGAGACACCCAATTGCCAGGCATTGGAAGAGTGAGCACCAAACACAAAGATCATCGTGAACTTAGTGGCGCTCTTGCTTTCTATTACCGAGTAATGCCGGCAACTAGTCTGATTTTTGAGGTTGATACGATTGAACGAAGATATGACCTCAATGATCCGATTACTGATTTGTCACAAGACAGCGTGGATATCTTCTATTTACTTGGTGCAACTTGGGAAGCGACTGGAAAGACGACAGGTAAATTAAGGTTAGGTTTACAAGATAAATCTTATGATGAATCAACAAAGGAAGACTTCCAAGGTTTCAGCTGGGATCTTGATGTAATTTGGAAGCCTGTAAAACATTCAACCGTTACCTTGTCCGGAGCTCAGCGAGCCAGAGATAGCGATCAGGGAACGGTATATTACGTAGATGAAAAGAGTTTGTATGCTGGATGGAAGCACTATTGGCTAAACAATTTTTATAGCAACCTAAGCGTTCAGTTGAGAGATGATGATTACTCGAATTCACAACGTTTTGGTCAGCAATTGAAACGTGACGACGAGCTATTTAAAAGTGGTATAAACTTTGGTTACGAAATATTTGAGCATGCAGATATTAGTTTAGGTTGGAATTACGAGAACAATGACTCTTCATTGGAAAGTAATAACTATAAGCAAAATGTAATGTTTATCTCAGCAAATGCTAACTTCTAA
- a CDS encoding undecaprenyl-phosphate glucose phosphotransferase produces MRDVGIIKTHGEEHILIYRMVDITLILLGFISIIAFYVGSWDHYYLLALTVAILAYSVIAELAGVYNSTYYSSLRQTVGPILFCWTCSIGVLLCLAFAFKVTSHFSRVAIGAWLIYVPSALLFYRLVFGRLSNLLGSNSYKKKSIIIGATSAGLSLAREIQSNKHLGLKLVGLFDDRSMDRLPAFPNSIPIRGSINDALHMAKERDFRHVYVALPMQASERIKEIIDYFSDSTARVYIVPDFFTYDLIQSRWRNVGQVPTLSVRDTPFYGLTTFVKRLEDIVVSSIILTLISPLLLAVSIGVKLSSPGPIIFKQYRYGIDGKKIKVWKFRSMKVMDNGNVVKQATKNDPRVTKFGSFIRRTSLDELPQFINVLQGRMSIVGPRPHAIAHNEEYRKIVNKYMLRHKVKPGITGWAQINGYRGETDTLYKMEKRVEYDLTYIRNWSLWLDIKIIFLTVFKGFAGKNTY; encoded by the coding sequence ATGAGAGATGTTGGGATAATTAAAACCCATGGTGAAGAACATATCCTTATCTATCGAATGGTAGATATAACTCTTATCTTACTTGGCTTTATTTCGATAATTGCCTTTTACGTGGGAAGTTGGGATCACTACTATTTATTGGCATTAACAGTCGCTATTTTAGCTTACAGTGTGATAGCTGAGTTAGCAGGTGTATATAACTCTACATACTACTCTTCTTTACGACAAACCGTTGGCCCTATTCTTTTTTGTTGGACATGCAGTATTGGCGTGTTGTTGTGTCTAGCGTTCGCTTTTAAAGTCACTAGCCACTTTTCAAGAGTCGCAATCGGCGCTTGGCTGATATATGTTCCGTCCGCGTTACTTTTCTATCGATTAGTATTTGGTCGTCTTTCGAACTTGTTAGGTAGCAACTCGTATAAGAAAAAAAGCATCATAATCGGAGCGACGAGTGCTGGTTTATCATTGGCTCGCGAAATTCAATCCAATAAGCATTTAGGTTTAAAGTTAGTAGGTCTGTTTGATGACCGTTCTATGGACCGCCTCCCTGCGTTTCCTAATTCAATCCCAATTCGTGGTTCAATTAATGACGCGTTACATATGGCGAAAGAGCGAGACTTTAGGCATGTGTATGTTGCGCTTCCGATGCAAGCTTCTGAGCGAATCAAAGAAATCATTGACTATTTCTCTGACAGTACGGCACGAGTTTACATCGTACCGGATTTCTTCACGTATGATCTTATTCAGTCTCGCTGGCGTAACGTCGGCCAAGTGCCTACTTTAAGCGTACGTGATACGCCTTTTTATGGACTCACTACTTTTGTAAAACGTCTAGAAGACATTGTCGTATCTTCAATTATTTTGACATTAATCAGCCCGCTGCTTTTGGCGGTGTCTATAGGTGTAAAGCTTTCTTCTCCTGGTCCCATTATTTTCAAGCAGTATCGATACGGTATAGATGGAAAGAAAATAAAAGTTTGGAAATTTCGTTCGATGAAAGTTATGGACAACGGAAATGTTGTTAAGCAAGCGACAAAGAATGATCCAAGAGTCACTAAGTTTGGAAGCTTTATTCGCCGAACTTCTTTAGATGAATTACCACAATTTATTAATGTTCTCCAAGGGCGTATGTCGATTGTTGGTCCTAGGCCTCATGCGATTGCTCACAATGAAGAATATAGAAAAATAGTGAACAAATACATGCTTCGGCACAAAGTCAAACCGGGAATCACAGGGTGGGCACAAATTAATGGCTACCGAGGAGAAACGGATACGTTATACAAGATGGAAAAACGAGTTGAGTACGATTTGACATATATCCGAAACTGGTCACTTTGGCTGGATATTAAAATTATATTTCTTACGGTCTTTAAAGGCTTTGCAGGAAAAAATACTTACTAA
- the pstB gene encoding phosphate ABC transporter ATP-binding protein PstB: MNKFDIENLDLFYGENQALKSINLPIPTRQVTALIGPSGCGKSTLLRCLNRMNDLIEGVKITGQLNMDGENIYGNVDVADLRIKVGMVFQKPNPFPMSIYENVAYGLRAQGIKDKKHIDEVVERSLRGAALWDEVKDRLKSHAFGLSGGQQQRLCIARTIAMEPDVILMDEPTSALDPIATHKIEELMEELKKDYTIVIVTHSMQQARRISDRTAFFLMGELVEHNETQTIFNEPKDDRTKGYVNGDFG, translated from the coding sequence ATGAACAAATTTGATATTGAAAACCTAGATCTGTTTTATGGTGAAAACCAAGCCCTAAAATCAATCAATTTACCGATTCCTACACGACAAGTTACGGCATTGATTGGGCCATCTGGTTGTGGAAAATCAACGCTCCTACGTTGCTTGAATCGAATGAATGATCTCATTGAAGGTGTGAAAATCACAGGCCAATTGAATATGGACGGTGAGAACATCTATGGCAATGTTGATGTGGCAGATTTACGAATCAAGGTGGGCATGGTGTTCCAAAAGCCAAACCCGTTCCCGATGAGCATATACGAGAACGTAGCGTATGGTTTGCGTGCTCAAGGCATAAAAGACAAAAAACATATTGATGAGGTCGTAGAGCGTTCACTTCGTGGTGCAGCGCTTTGGGATGAAGTAAAAGACCGTCTTAAGTCACACGCGTTTGGTTTATCTGGTGGTCAGCAACAGCGTCTGTGTATCGCGCGTACGATTGCAATGGAGCCAGATGTCATTCTGATGGATGAGCCAACATCCGCACTCGATCCAATCGCGACACACAAAATTGAAGAGCTTATGGAAGAGCTCAAGAAAGATTATACGATTGTTATCGTGACTCACTCTATGCAGCAGGCTCGCCGTATTTCAGACCGTACAGCGTTTTTCCTCATGGGAGAGTTGGTTGAGCACAATGAGACTCAAACAATCTTTAATGAACCGAAAGATGACCGTACAAAAGGTTATGTAAACGGCGACTTTGGTTAA
- the pstA gene encoding phosphate ABC transporter permease PstA: MDRAKLKQSREIKDKILNGFIWGAAALTVGFLFWIIWYILSNGLQHVDWNFITDNYTRTGEEHGIFPMIVSTIYMVIASISVAAPLGIMTAIYLTEYAKVGSRLVKVIRFCTESLAGIPSIIFGLFGMTFFVAILGLGFSILSGALTLSILILPVIIRTTEEALMAVPQTYREGSYGLGASKIYTIWRLILPSAMPGILTSVILSIGRVIGESAPVFLTAGMVARIPESLMDSGRTLTVHLYKLTTELFTVEEWNQAYGTATVLIVVVLLINTITKLIASRFNTATY, translated from the coding sequence ATGGATCGCGCAAAACTAAAACAATCTCGTGAGATTAAAGATAAGATTCTAAACGGCTTTATTTGGGGGGCGGCCGCTCTAACAGTAGGCTTCCTGTTCTGGATTATCTGGTACATCTTATCTAACGGGCTTCAACACGTAGATTGGAACTTTATTACCGACAATTATACGCGTACTGGCGAAGAGCACGGCATCTTCCCTATGATTGTCTCTACTATTTATATGGTGATTGCTTCTATTTCGGTTGCTGCACCACTTGGAATTATGACGGCTATTTACCTTACCGAATATGCAAAAGTTGGTAGCCGTTTAGTGAAAGTTATTCGATTCTGTACTGAATCTCTGGCTGGTATTCCGTCGATTATCTTCGGTTTGTTTGGTATGACTTTCTTTGTAGCAATACTAGGCTTAGGCTTCTCGATTCTTTCGGGTGCATTAACCTTAAGTATTCTGATTCTTCCTGTCATCATCCGTACGACAGAAGAAGCATTAATGGCAGTGCCACAAACGTACCGTGAAGGTTCATATGGTTTGGGCGCGTCAAAAATCTATACTATCTGGCGTTTGATCTTGCCAAGTGCAATGCCAGGTATCTTAACTTCGGTCATTCTTAGTATTGGTCGTGTAATCGGTGAATCTGCTCCTGTATTCCTTACCGCGGGTATGGTGGCACGTATTCCAGAATCTTTAATGGATTCAGGACGTACCTTGACGGTTCACTTATACAAGCTAACAACCGAGCTATTCACTGTTGAAGAGTGGAACCAAGCTTACGGTACAGCGACTGTCCTGATTGTGGTGGTACTTTTAATCAACACGATCACAAAACTTATCGCTAGTCGTTTTAACACAGCGACCTACTAA
- the pstC gene encoding phosphate ABC transporter permease subunit PstC produces the protein MTIATNSEKLMNSEAEVTRVSKPRLRTKKRVDWKERIFHALFLTSAVIGIVSLSVIAYFIVRESIPAFEEAGITGIVLGQNWLPPALYGVATMIVASVVSTFGAVVVGVPVGVLTAIFIAEIAPKRVADVIRPAVELLAGIPSVVYGFFGLVIIVPLIQEVFDVPAGNTILAGIIVLGVMILPTVITVSETSIRAVPRTYKEGSLALGASKIYTIFKLLVPAARSGIMTGVILGIGRALGETMAIIMVMGNAPAMPQGILDSARTLTANIAIEMSYASGVHANALYATGVVLLVFIMMLNAALLYLNREKAK, from the coding sequence ATGACCATCGCAACAAATAGTGAAAAGCTTATGAATAGTGAAGCTGAAGTAACTCGAGTTTCTAAACCGCGTTTGCGTACGAAAAAACGAGTGGATTGGAAAGAACGCATCTTCCATGCTTTGTTTCTTACTAGTGCAGTAATCGGCATTGTTTCTCTGTCAGTTATTGCTTATTTCATTGTCAGAGAGTCTATCCCAGCGTTTGAAGAAGCGGGTATTACTGGAATTGTATTAGGCCAAAACTGGTTGCCACCGGCGCTCTACGGCGTTGCAACCATGATTGTCGCATCTGTTGTATCAACATTTGGCGCAGTCGTTGTTGGCGTTCCAGTGGGAGTACTCACGGCTATTTTTATCGCAGAGATTGCTCCGAAACGCGTGGCTGATGTTATCAGACCTGCTGTAGAACTGTTGGCTGGTATTCCCTCAGTTGTTTACGGATTCTTTGGTCTTGTGATTATCGTTCCTCTGATCCAAGAGGTCTTTGATGTGCCTGCGGGTAACACAATCTTGGCCGGGATCATCGTTCTTGGAGTCATGATTCTTCCGACGGTTATTACCGTTTCAGAAACCTCAATTCGCGCCGTGCCCCGTACATACAAAGAAGGTTCTTTAGCGTTAGGTGCCTCTAAGATCTACACCATTTTCAAACTACTCGTTCCTGCGGCACGTTCAGGCATTATGACCGGCGTTATTTTAGGCATTGGTCGTGCACTGGGTGAAACAATGGCGATCATCATGGTGATGGGTAACGCACCTGCCATGCCACAAGGTATTCTGGATTCAGCTCGAACGCTGACCGCCAACATCGCAATTGAGATGTCGTACGCGAGTGGTGTACACGCCAATGCGCTATACGCAACAGGCGTGGTACTGCTGGTGTTTATCATGATGCTGAACGCGGCATTACTTTACCTTAATCGCGAAAAAGCGAAGTAA
- a CDS encoding phosphate ABC transporter substrate-binding protein has product MKKTVIGAIALLGAMAVTSVSAKETISAVGSSSVTPLMEVFSETYMKKNPEVFIEVQGPGSSAGVKAAKNGSANLGMSSRNLKDSEKEPTLIEEAVARDGIAVVVNPKNDLKGLTADQVSAIYKGEITNWKDVGGADKPIVAVTRDTASGTRGAFEDIMSLKMEVSGKKVSAISQRAQVANGNGALKTMVASNPYAIGYISLGTVDNTVHALAIDGVEAKVDNVKNGSYKVARPFLVLYKKGEPSAETQKFLDWMLTDEAQAIVASHGYITVN; this is encoded by the coding sequence ATGAAAAAGACAGTTATCGGTGCAATCGCACTTCTAGGCGCAATGGCAGTGACTTCAGTTTCTGCTAAAGAAACGATCTCTGCAGTAGGTTCTAGCAGCGTTACTCCACTGATGGAAGTTTTCTCTGAAACATACATGAAAAAGAACCCAGAAGTATTTATCGAAGTTCAAGGCCCAGGATCTTCAGCGGGTGTTAAAGCTGCAAAAAATGGTTCTGCAAATCTAGGTATGTCTTCTCGTAATCTAAAAGACTCAGAAAAAGAACCTACGCTTATTGAAGAAGCGGTGGCACGCGATGGAATCGCTGTTGTTGTTAACCCAAAGAACGATCTAAAAGGTCTGACTGCTGATCAAGTATCTGCAATTTACAAAGGCGAAATCACAAACTGGAAAGATGTTGGTGGTGCAGACAAGCCAATCGTTGCTGTTACTCGTGATACAGCGTCTGGTACTCGTGGCGCTTTTGAAGACATCATGTCTCTAAAAATGGAAGTTTCTGGTAAGAAGGTATCTGCAATTTCTCAACGTGCTCAGGTTGCAAACGGTAACGGCGCTCTGAAAACTATGGTTGCATCTAACCCTTACGCAATCGGCTACATCTCTCTAGGTACGGTGGACAATACGGTTCACGCGCTAGCGATTGATGGTGTAGAAGCTAAGGTCGATAACGTTAAGAACGGTTCTTACAAAGTAGCACGTCCTTTCCTAGTGCTATACAAGAAAGGCGAACCATCTGCTGAAACTCAGAAATTCCTAGACTGGATGCTAACTGACGAAGCACAAGCTATCGTAGCGAGCCACGGCTACATTACAGTTAACTAA
- a CDS encoding methyl-accepting chemotaxis protein, with product MRQLLSGLSIKLQVVIPVVFTLLLLASGISFSTTTLNNAFNQVSLSTEEVISHKDDLTKIIDNTYGMRIKAIYSLFRAEDLKELSSALLQKKELNFELLNSLETVPGLSPEVNALRTAMNAYVSYSINIMSPLLIQKHSSDETDQAFTNKYAQAAALYREKGDTMTNAIEDLSSKLNTLTLIEIEQNQQHHSQVMFHTILGLIVVLILAIGISWVLAGVIVKPIKSMQDAMRELATGNLKIEVAEEGNNEITALSRDFNATVKQLRNTVDSMVRISVDVASASTELAAVMTQSSANSDQERNEVEQVASAINQMESTASEVTQRANQADAASAQAKELAHDSLIVFEQNTRASEQMAQKLSEAAGVVTLLKEQSEKIGNVIEVIEGISEQTNLLALNAAIEAARAGESGRGFAVVADEVRMLAARTQQSTKEIQAIIEELQLHSGTANESMNSSLDMLARNQEQANRVSEALNNISHTISELNTINEQVAVASEEQGQVTADVNNNLSNIYELVSQNVTGITQAAAASQELSSLAENQKQQLGFFKV from the coding sequence ATGCGCCAACTACTTAGTGGCTTATCCATTAAACTTCAGGTTGTCATCCCGGTCGTGTTCACATTGCTCCTTTTAGCTTCGGGCATTAGCTTCAGCACGACAACTCTCAACAACGCGTTTAACCAAGTCAGTCTATCCACGGAGGAGGTGATTAGCCACAAGGACGATTTAACAAAAATCATCGACAATACATATGGGATGCGTATTAAAGCCATTTATAGTTTATTCCGAGCAGAAGACTTAAAGGAACTGTCTAGCGCACTCTTACAGAAAAAAGAACTCAACTTTGAGTTACTCAATTCTTTAGAGACCGTGCCTGGACTTAGCCCTGAAGTTAATGCACTGAGAACTGCAATGAATGCTTATGTCAGTTACTCTATTAACATCATGTCTCCTCTTCTTATTCAAAAACATTCCTCAGACGAAACCGATCAAGCGTTTACAAACAAGTATGCACAAGCTGCCGCCTTGTATCGCGAAAAAGGCGACACAATGACCAATGCGATTGAAGATTTATCGTCCAAACTCAATACACTTACGCTCATTGAAATTGAGCAAAACCAGCAACACCATTCTCAAGTGATGTTTCACACAATTTTAGGACTGATCGTAGTACTCATTTTAGCGATTGGAATAAGCTGGGTACTTGCCGGAGTCATTGTAAAGCCGATCAAATCGATGCAAGACGCAATGAGAGAGCTCGCGACTGGTAATCTAAAAATAGAGGTAGCAGAAGAAGGCAACAACGAAATTACCGCTTTATCTCGAGATTTCAACGCTACGGTAAAACAGCTCAGAAATACCGTTGATTCCATGGTCCGCATCAGTGTAGACGTCGCTTCCGCCTCAACAGAACTTGCAGCTGTCATGACTCAATCTTCTGCAAATTCTGACCAAGAAAGAAATGAAGTCGAGCAGGTCGCTTCCGCCATCAATCAAATGGAGAGTACCGCGTCAGAGGTAACTCAACGCGCGAACCAAGCAGACGCTGCTTCAGCTCAGGCCAAAGAACTGGCTCACGACAGTTTAATCGTCTTCGAACAAAACACTCGTGCGAGCGAGCAAATGGCTCAGAAACTGTCTGAGGCTGCGGGTGTAGTGACATTGTTAAAAGAACAGTCAGAAAAGATAGGTAACGTCATAGAAGTCATAGAGGGGATTTCGGAACAAACCAATCTTTTGGCTTTAAATGCTGCCATCGAAGCCGCTCGAGCTGGTGAAAGTGGTAGAGGGTTTGCCGTGGTAGCTGATGAAGTACGTATGTTAGCGGCGCGGACCCAGCAATCCACAAAGGAAATCCAAGCCATTATTGAAGAGCTACAACTACATTCAGGAACAGCGAATGAAAGCATGAATTCCAGTTTAGACATGCTTGCGCGCAATCAAGAGCAAGCTAATCGAGTCAGTGAAGCGCTAAACAACATTAGCCATACTATTTCTGAACTTAACACAATCAACGAGCAAGTCGCTGTAGCATCGGAAGAGCAAGGACAAGTCACGGCAGATGTAAATAACAATCTTAGCAATATCTATGAACTGGTTAGCCAAAACGTGACAGGTATAACTCAAGCCGCGGCTGCCAGCCAAGAGCTCTCTAGCCTGGCTGAAAATCAAAAACAGCAGCTAGGGTTCTTTAAGGTATAG